A single Pan troglodytes isolate AG18354 chromosome 19, NHGRI_mPanTro3-v2.0_pri, whole genome shotgun sequence DNA region contains:
- the LOC129137733 gene encoding protein GVQW1-like, which yields FLKKIFVETGSCYVAQAGLELASSDPPALASHSAGITSVSHHAWPRLRRGHPAPHLGPLHPDHEGGGDCSQQVQLASSHTAP from the exons tttttaaaaaaaatttttgtagagacagggtcttgctatgtggcccaagctgggcttgaactggcctcaagtgatcctcctgccttggcttcccatagtgctggaattacaagtgtgagccaccatgcctggcctag ACTGAGACGCGGGCACCCAGCACCGCACCTGGGCCCACTTCATCCAGATCATGAAGGTGGAGGAGACTGCAGCCAGCAAGTGCAACTGGCCAGCAGTCACACAGCTCCATGA